In a genomic window of Bacillota bacterium:
- the treZ gene encoding malto-oligosyltrehalose trehalohydrolase, producing MIRDVTLGAKYLGKKRCRFCVWAPDALSVSVHIVEPEERSVVLERDKHGYHDAVVTGVDNGSLYYYILDGEKERPDPASRYQPQGVHGPSQVVDPNGFQWSDHHWSGLDQKDLVFYELHVGTFTDGGTFQEIIHFLPQLKELGITAVELMPLAQFPGSRNWGYDGVYPFAVQNSYGGPEALRRLVDACHNHGMAVFVDVVYNHLGPEGNYLADFGPYFTDHYHTPWGKAINFDGGYSSDVRRYFVENALYWVSEFHIDGLRLDAIHAILDLSALHFLEELGEAVHQKAQYLGRRVQVIGESDLNSPRVIRPRVVGGYGLDGQWSDDFHHALHALITGEQQGYYRDFGSISHMAKAFGTGYVYTGQYSKFRRRRHGDYPELCPSDRFIVFSQNHDQVGNRALGNRLTTLVSFAGCKLAACVVLLSPFIPLLFMGEEYGEEAPFQYFTSHTDPELVEAVRRGRRQEFSGFDWQGEVPDPQDENTFLRSRLNHDLCRKGHHKVLRELYRQLLRQRRELKPLLEANKDNLEVIKKHREGVLFLKYRNEEDQLCLVFSFNDDTVTVVLPVGQGNWYKRIDTAEEQWMGGGSLVPNELESAGDAKITLKPLSCILFHRAKEE from the coding sequence GTGATTCGGGATGTAACTCTGGGCGCTAAATACTTGGGTAAGAAACGATGCCGGTTCTGCGTATGGGCACCGGATGCGTTAAGCGTCAGCGTGCACATAGTGGAACCAGAAGAACGTTCGGTAGTATTGGAAAGGGATAAGCACGGTTACCATGATGCAGTGGTAACGGGGGTAGACAACGGCAGTCTTTATTATTATATTCTGGACGGAGAAAAAGAACGGCCCGACCCTGCTTCACGCTACCAGCCACAAGGGGTACACGGTCCTTCACAGGTGGTGGACCCAAATGGTTTTCAGTGGAGTGACCACCACTGGTCTGGCCTCGATCAAAAGGATCTAGTGTTTTACGAGCTTCACGTGGGAACGTTCACTGACGGTGGTACTTTCCAAGAAATTATTCATTTTCTGCCCCAATTAAAGGAATTGGGTATTACGGCAGTCGAGCTTATGCCTTTGGCCCAATTCCCAGGGAGCCGTAACTGGGGCTATGACGGTGTGTATCCCTTTGCGGTACAGAACTCCTATGGAGGGCCTGAAGCCCTGCGCCGGCTGGTGGACGCATGCCATAATCATGGGATGGCCGTTTTTGTAGACGTAGTTTATAACCACTTGGGGCCGGAAGGTAATTACCTGGCTGATTTTGGTCCCTATTTTACTGATCATTATCACACCCCTTGGGGAAAGGCCATAAATTTTGACGGCGGTTACAGTAGTGATGTCAGGCGTTATTTTGTTGAAAACGCCTTGTACTGGGTGAGTGAATTTCACATTGATGGGCTCAGGCTGGATGCCATACATGCCATTTTAGATTTATCTGCCCTTCATTTCTTAGAAGAATTGGGCGAAGCTGTGCATCAAAAGGCACAGTATTTGGGCCGCCGGGTTCAGGTGATTGGCGAAAGTGATTTGAACAGTCCCCGGGTTATTCGTCCCCGGGTTGTAGGTGGATATGGTTTGGACGGACAGTGGAGTGACGATTTCCACCATGCCCTACACGCTTTAATTACAGGAGAACAACAAGGATATTACCGTGACTTCGGTAGCATCAGTCACATGGCCAAGGCTTTTGGAACCGGCTATGTATATACAGGCCAGTATTCTAAATTTCGCCGCCGCAGGCATGGTGATTATCCCGAACTATGCCCGTCAGACAGGTTCATAGTGTTCTCACAAAATCACGACCAGGTTGGTAACCGAGCCCTGGGCAACAGGCTTACTACATTAGTATCTTTTGCAGGCTGCAAGCTTGCTGCCTGCGTGGTGCTTTTATCTCCGTTCATACCTTTACTGTTTATGGGGGAGGAATATGGTGAGGAAGCTCCTTTTCAATATTTCACGAGCCACACCGACCCGGAACTGGTGGAAGCGGTCCGCAGGGGACGCCGGCAGGAGTTTTCAGGTTTTGATTGGCAGGGAGAGGTGCCTGATCCGCAAGATGAAAATACTTTTTTGCGCTCCCGCCTCAACCATGATTTGTGCCGGAAAGGGCATCATAAAGTATTGAGGGAGCTTTACCGGCAACTACTACGACAACGTAGGGAACTTAAACCCCTGTTGGAAGCAAATAAGGATAATCTGGAAGTAATTAAAAAACACCGGGAAGGTGTGCTTTTCCTTAAGTACCGAAATGAAGAAGATCAGTTATGCCTTGTTTTTTCTTTTAATGATGATACGGTGACCGTGGTTTTACCCGTGGGGCAAGGAAACTGGTATAAGAGGATTGATACGGCAGAAGAGCAGTGGATGGGCGGCGGTAGTCTAGTGCCCAATGAATTAGAATCTGCAGGAGATGCGAAAATTACATTGAAACCCCTGTCCTGCATATTATTCCACCGAGCAAAGGAGGAGTAA